One stretch of Tachysurus fulvidraco isolate hzauxx_2018 chromosome 12, HZAU_PFXX_2.0, whole genome shotgun sequence DNA includes these proteins:
- the b3gnt2b gene encoding N-acetyllactosaminide beta-1,3-N-acetylglucosaminyltransferase 2, with product MHGPRRRLKVVVMTIMTAFFFIIVEVSRIASQDKHGQNKIRIPTKPFWGKLSPNNAYWNRHQQKLDHLNNPILNGHNASLGRLLPDWLNDTVAQDSCEPDYRVMSQVENFSLLPDRFKDFLLYVRCRSYRMVTDQPQICKNQPFLLLAIKSLASHFDRRQAIRQSWGRAGVLANKTIVTVFLLGNATAVDNFPDLSPMLAYESSMHGDILQWDYRDSFFNLTIKEVLFLEWFNTRCPNASFIFKGDDDVFVNTLLIVNFLKGLSPAKAQDLFVGDVITNAGPHRDKKVKYYIPESIYVGKYPPYAGGGGYLYSGTVAKGLHGIMNKVTLYPIDDVYTGMCLRKLGLAPQKHKGFRTFGIEEKYRNNPCAYKSLMLVHPRSPQDMIKIWEWLKNTALNCQ from the coding sequence ATGCACGGACCTCGAAGAAGGCTGAAGGTTGTCGTGATGACCATAATGACTGCGTTCTTCTTCATCATAGTGGAAGTTTCAAGAATCGCCAGCCAAGATAAACATGGCCAGAACAAAATCCGAATCCCCACCAAGCCGTTCTGGGGCAAACTGTCTCCAAACAACGCCTACTGGAACCGGCATCAGCAGAAGCTGGACCATTTGAACAACCCGATCCTGAATGGACATAACGCCTCGCTCGGTCGTCTACTGCCAGACTGGCTAAACGACACGGTAGCCCAAGACTCCTGCGAGCCGGACTACCGGGTCATGTCACAGGTGGAGAATTTTAGCTTGCTTCCAGATCGTTTTAAAGACTTTCTGTTGTACGTGCGATGCAGGTCGTATCGCATGGTCACGGACCAGCCTCAGATATGCAAAAATCAGCCTTTTTTGTTGCTGGCCATCAAATCCTTGGCATCTCATTTTGACCGGCGTCAGGCGATACGTCAGTCCTGGGGTCGAGCCGGTGTTTTAGCAAACAAGACCATAGTGACTGTGTTTCTTCTTGGCAACGCCACTGCtgtggacaattttccagacttATCACCGATGTTGGCGTATGAGAGCTCCATGCACGGAGACATCCTTCAGTGGGACTACAGGGACTCCTTTTTTAACCTGACCATCAAGGAGGTCCTTTTCCTTGAGTGGTTCAACACTCGCTGTCCAAATGCTAGCTTCATCTTCaaaggtgatgatgatgttttcgTTAACACTTTACTTATTGTAAACTTCCTCAAGGGTCTGTCGCCTGCCAAGGCACAGGACCTGTTTGTTGGGGATGTCATAACGAATGCTGGACCTCACCGGGACAAGAAGGTTAAGTACTACATCCCTGAGAGCATTTATGTTGGGAAGTATCCACCATACGCGGGTGGTGGAGGGTACCTTTACTCCGGAACAGTCGCCAAGGGGCTCCATGGGATCATGAACAAGGTGACACTGTACCCCATCGATGATGTCTACACGGGCATGTGCCTGAGGAAACTGGGACTTGCCCCGCAGAAGCACAAGGGTTTCCGAACTTTCGGCATCGAGGAGAAATACCGTAACAATCCATGTGCCTATAAGAGCCTGATGCTGGTTCACCCGAGAAGTCCGCAGGACATGATAAAAATATGGGAGTGGCTTAAAAATACTGCTTTAAACTGTCAGTGA